A single window of Chitinivibrio alkaliphilus ACht1 DNA harbors:
- a CDS encoding GNAT family N-acetyltransferase, with protein sequence MNLRKATCKDAPMLYCWFCDEGTRRYSISSNTPSWDDHCAWLKEKLAARTCQIYIGTDEEREIGVLRFEAVGTEHTISITIAPSCRGRGYGTALLSMGIHHPSCPHPLTAYILPVNHSSRRLFEKTGFLLQGSHLFSGKEFLRYEYP encoded by the coding sequence ATGAATCTGCGTAAGGCAACATGCAAAGACGCCCCCATGCTTTACTGCTGGTTTTGCGACGAAGGAACCCGCCGTTACTCTATTTCCTCCAACACACCGTCATGGGACGACCACTGTGCATGGCTCAAAGAAAAACTCGCCGCACGCACCTGCCAAATCTATATCGGCACGGATGAAGAACGAGAGATTGGTGTTCTTCGATTTGAAGCCGTTGGAACAGAGCACACCATATCAATTACCATAGCCCCCTCCTGCAGAGGACGTGGATATGGCACCGCTCTTCTTTCCATGGGAATACACCACCCCTCATGCCCGCATCCCCTCACGGCCTATATTTTACCGGTAAACCATTCTTCCCGCAGACTGTTTGAAAAAACGGGGTTTCTCCTACAGGGAAGTCACCTCTTTTCCGGAAAGGAGTTTCTGCGCTATGAATACCCCTAA
- a CDS encoding PseG/SpsG family protein translates to MGTGRVLLRADGDSTMGFGHMSRTLALAAMLKDAFECSFFSWSTAFMEESHKYCSQRTLLKKETHFADFLSHITPEDVVVLDNYYFDTAYQGEVAKRARALVYIDDIPGPSYRSDMIINHGCGITLDHYQTHPSKGLLLGPDYALLRPEFCTMAPHARGERKKYDLLISMGGADPQRLTPKIVQAVQHIRPTMRIAALTPHTVNTCTTFYNLTAKDLKTLFHESRAAILPASTIAVEACACRIPCACGYFMENQKQHYRGLTNAHAVFPLKDLRDPLSCNTPLATFLHILAKPTRTTAMIHAQEKLVDGRSPERLRAAFRRLNESA, encoded by the coding sequence ATGGGTACCGGACGAGTCCTTCTTCGTGCCGACGGAGACAGCACCATGGGGTTTGGCCATATGTCAAGAACCCTCGCCCTTGCAGCGATGCTGAAAGATGCCTTTGAATGCTCTTTCTTTTCGTGGAGCACCGCCTTTATGGAAGAGTCACACAAGTACTGCTCGCAACGCACCCTCTTAAAAAAAGAGACTCATTTTGCGGATTTCCTTTCCCATATCACCCCTGAGGACGTGGTTGTCTTGGATAACTACTATTTTGATACTGCATACCAAGGGGAGGTCGCAAAACGAGCACGGGCGCTTGTCTATATTGACGATATACCCGGCCCATCGTATCGGTCAGATATGATCATTAACCATGGGTGCGGAATTACCCTGGATCACTACCAGACTCACCCCTCCAAGGGTCTTCTTCTTGGCCCCGACTACGCCCTCCTCAGACCAGAATTCTGTACAATGGCCCCCCACGCGCGTGGAGAGCGTAAAAAGTATGACCTCCTCATCAGCATGGGTGGTGCAGACCCACAGAGGCTTACGCCGAAGATTGTACAGGCAGTACAGCACATACGCCCCACCATGCGTATTGCGGCCCTCACCCCCCACACAGTGAACACCTGCACAACCTTCTACAATCTGACGGCAAAAGACCTCAAAACCCTTTTCCATGAAAGCCGTGCAGCAATCCTGCCCGCAAGCACCATCGCCGTGGAGGCTTGTGCCTGTCGTATCCCCTGTGCCTGTGGGTATTTTATGGAAAACCAGAAACAGCACTATCGGGGGCTCACCAACGCACACGCCGTATTTCCCCTCAAGGATCTCCGGGACCCCCTCTCCTGCAACACGCCTTTGGCAACCTTTTTACATATCCTAGCAAAACCAACTCGCACTACCGCCATGATACATGCGCAGGAGAAACTCGTGGACGGTCGCTCTCCAGAACGATTACGCGCAGCATTTCGGAGGCTCAATGAATCTGCGTAA